The following are from one region of the Lacinutrix sp. Bg11-31 genome:
- a CDS encoding EamA family transporter — protein MPFLLKNKISLKGNQKKLLIMRSIFGLIPMVLFFLSLKYIAMGTAVSIRYIAPVFATFFAIYFLKEKVKPIQWLFFGLAFLGVIRFIVFLVFLM, from the coding sequence CTGCCTTTTTTATTAAAAAACAAAATTTCACTAAAAGGAAACCAAAAGAAATTATTAATAATGCGAAGCATTTTTGGGTTAATTCCCATGGTGCTTTTCTTTTTGTCCTTAAAATATATAGCTATGGGAACAGCAGTTTCAATACGTTATATAGCTCCAGTTTTTGCAACTTTTTTTGCTATTTATTTTCTTAAAGAGAAAGTTAAACCTATTCAATGGTTGTTTTTTGGTCTCGCCTTTTTAGGAGTCATACGTTTTATCGTCTTTCTAGTGTTTTTAATGTGA